Proteins encoded within one genomic window of Coprococcus phoceensis:
- a CDS encoding beta-propeller domain-containing protein, with protein sequence MEQHEKEIMDSIRRQTENIEIPERLRPSAVEEQIMKRQKRERRKRYRYALAAAACLGILGIAYIQTNEGNTPRNKIISPIVEKVHKSDKLQMANSYEEIYQLVKGPGQRYGHEIALEEEAKGTPEASVENSKNTESSYSKTNTRTENVDEGDIVKTDGRYLYVVKEEGNGIGIVDTEGNKLEQITEITLEGEFCISEIYVENSYLIILGTESEEIYPAGDAIYRTEYEYAVESVCDTKSIVYDISDKRQPKEIGKCLQSGGYSTSRLNNGYLYVFSQYSVNNPEEERKEQYIPCVNEELLSLDKICMPDTESARNYTVITAIDIQNPSETTDSIGILSDQGLCYASAENIYLYETIWEEDGGRTTEIRKFSYGEGKLTGVAKTRVNGYLNDSFSIDEYNGYLRLVTTVDRTNAVYVLDEKLEETGKIENLAKDERIYSARFMGDIGYFVTYRETDPLFSVDLSDPANPKIIGELKIPGFSEYLHPYGDGLLLGIGMEDDGNDEKDRRVKLSMFDISDPSNVKEIDKIVLKDSYYSTAFEDYKSVLADAEKNLIGFFTYGERETYHIYGYDRVHGFTCKMQETTGKYAWHVRGVYLQDTFYLIDGNQIESYRLADFEKVDDLIL encoded by the coding sequence ATGGAACAACATGAAAAAGAAATCATGGACAGCATCAGACGGCAGACAGAAAATATTGAGATTCCAGAACGGTTGAGACCGAGTGCGGTGGAAGAACAGATAATGAAACGTCAAAAAAGAGAACGAAGAAAAAGATACCGCTATGCATTGGCGGCGGCAGCCTGCCTTGGAATACTTGGGATAGCATATATCCAAACGAATGAAGGGAATACCCCAAGAAATAAGATCATCAGTCCGATTGTAGAAAAGGTACATAAAAGCGACAAGCTTCAAATGGCAAACTCTTATGAGGAGATTTATCAGTTGGTCAAAGGACCAGGACAGCGTTATGGACATGAGATTGCACTAGAGGAGGAAGCAAAAGGGACTCCGGAGGCTTCTGTGGAGAACAGCAAAAACACGGAAAGCAGTTATTCAAAGACCAATACGAGAACAGAGAATGTAGATGAAGGGGATATTGTCAAAACAGATGGACGTTATCTATATGTCGTGAAAGAAGAAGGCAATGGGATTGGAATTGTGGATACGGAAGGGAATAAACTGGAACAGATCACAGAGATCACACTCGAAGGGGAGTTTTGTATATCAGAAATCTATGTGGAAAATTCTTATTTGATCATACTTGGAACAGAAAGCGAAGAGATTTATCCGGCAGGGGATGCGATTTATAGAACAGAGTATGAATATGCAGTTGAGAGTGTATGTGATACAAAGAGTATAGTGTACGATATCTCTGATAAAAGACAACCTAAGGAAATTGGGAAATGTTTGCAGAGTGGAGGTTATAGTACCTCACGTCTAAACAACGGCTATCTGTATGTATTCAGCCAATATTCAGTCAACAATCCGGAAGAAGAGAGAAAAGAACAGTATATTCCTTGCGTGAATGAGGAACTGCTTTCTCTCGATAAAATCTGTATGCCAGATACAGAAAGCGCGAGAAACTATACTGTGATCACGGCGATAGATATTCAAAATCCAAGTGAAACGACAGATTCCATAGGTATTTTGTCGGATCAAGGTTTGTGCTATGCGAGCGCGGAAAATATTTATCTATATGAAACGATTTGGGAGGAAGACGGTGGAAGAACTACCGAGATACGAAAATTCTCCTATGGAGAAGGGAAATTGACCGGGGTGGCGAAGACACGGGTAAACGGTTATCTGAATGACAGTTTCAGTATCGATGAATATAATGGATATCTCAGATTGGTCACAACAGTGGATCGAACGAATGCGGTCTATGTGTTAGATGAGAAGCTGGAAGAGACTGGGAAAATAGAAAATCTGGCGAAAGATGAACGAATCTATTCAGCGCGTTTTATGGGAGATATCGGGTATTTTGTGACATATCGAGAGACGGATCCACTTTTTTCTGTTGATTTATCAGACCCGGCAAATCCAAAGATTATAGGAGAACTAAAGATTCCGGGATTTTCAGAATATCTGCATCCATATGGAGACGGCTTGCTGCTTGGAATCGGCATGGAAGACGATGGAAATGACGAGAAGGACAGGCGGGTAAAACTTTCGATGTTTGATATTTCGGATCCTTCTAATGTCAAAGAGATTGACAAGATTGTTTTAAAAGATAGTTATTACAGTACTGCATTCGAAGATTATAAATCCGTGCTGGCAGATGCGGAGAAAAATCTAATTGGATTCTTCACATATGGGGAAAGGGAGACATATCATATATACGGATATGACCGGGTACATGGGTTCACCTGTAAAATGCAGGAAACGACAGGAAAATATGCATGGCATGTTCGAGGAGTTTATCTTCAAGACACATTTTATCTGATTGACGGAAACCAAATAGAGTCTTATCGGCTTGCGGACTTTGAAAAAGTAGACGATCTTATATTGTAG
- a CDS encoding hydratase — MIKLYEHGAYLLNGTEIIEDVNDAQAAVAAKTGQQVTKEEAAKNTIAYSILEAHNTSSDMERLKIKFDKLTSHDITFVGIIQTARASGLEKFPIPYVLTNCHNSLCAVGGTINEDDHMFGLTCAKKYGGMYVPPHQAVIHQFAREMLAGGGKMILGSDSHTRYGALGTMAMGEGGPELVKQLLNKTYDIKMPGVVAIYLDGEPSVGVGPQDVALAIIGATFANGYVNNKVMEFVGPGVDKLSADFRIGIDVMTTETTCLSSIWKTDETIREFYETHGRSEEYKELNPGGAAYYDGLVYVDLSKIKPMIAMPFHPSNTYTIDEVNANLKDILHDVEQKALVSLDGAVEYSLQDKIRDGKLYVEQGIIAGCAGGGFENICAAAEIIKGKNIGSDAFTFSVYPASTPVYMELVRNGAVADLMAAGTIVKTAFCGPCFGAGDTPANNAFSIRHSTRNFPNREGSKLQSGQISSVALMDARSIAATAANKGFLTSAADVMDREYKAPKYHFDKSIYANRVFDSKGVADPSVEIQFGPNIKDWPAMSALPENLVLKVVSEIHDPVTTTDELIPSGETSSYRSNPLGLAEFALSRKDPAYVGRAREVQKAQKAIEANQCPLEVLEELKPVMETIRASYPEVGEGNIGVGSTIFAVKPGDGSAREQAASCQKVLGGWANIANEYATKRYRSNLINWGMLPFITEEKDTELSFKNGDYIFVPDVRKAVEDKTDAVKAYVVGEELKEITLKLGDLTDNEREIILKGCLINYYRG, encoded by the coding sequence ATGATAAAATTATATGAACATGGTGCATATTTACTGAATGGTACAGAAATTATCGAAGATGTGAATGATGCACAGGCAGCTGTTGCAGCAAAGACAGGACAGCAGGTCACAAAAGAAGAAGCTGCAAAAAACACAATTGCGTACAGCATTTTAGAAGCACACAATACTTCTTCCGATATGGAGAGATTAAAGATTAAATTTGACAAATTGACTTCGCACGATATCACATTTGTCGGAATCATTCAGACCGCAAGAGCGTCTGGACTTGAAAAGTTCCCAATCCCATATGTTCTGACGAACTGCCATAACAGTCTGTGTGCCGTAGGTGGAACAATCAATGAAGATGACCACATGTTTGGACTTACCTGTGCAAAGAAATACGGCGGTATGTATGTTCCGCCACATCAGGCAGTCATCCACCAGTTCGCAAGAGAGATGCTTGCAGGCGGCGGAAAGATGATTCTTGGTTCTGACAGCCATACTCGCTATGGAGCGCTTGGAACAATGGCGATGGGTGAAGGCGGACCGGAGCTTGTAAAACAGTTATTGAATAAGACATACGATATTAAGATGCCGGGCGTTGTTGCGATTTACTTAGACGGAGAGCCATCTGTCGGAGTGGGACCTCAGGACGTGGCGCTTGCAATCATTGGAGCAACATTTGCAAATGGATATGTAAATAATAAAGTAATGGAATTTGTCGGACCTGGTGTGGACAAGTTAAGCGCAGACTTCCGTATCGGAATTGATGTTATGACAACAGAGACGACCTGCCTTTCTTCTATTTGGAAGACTGACGAGACAATCAGAGAATTCTATGAGACTCACGGAAGAAGTGAAGAGTATAAAGAACTGAATCCGGGTGGGGCAGCGTACTATGACGGACTTGTTTATGTGGATTTGAGCAAGATCAAACCGATGATCGCGATGCCATTCCACCCAAGTAATACATATACGATTGACGAGGTAAATGCGAACTTAAAAGATATTTTACACGATGTAGAGCAGAAAGCGCTCGTAAGTCTTGACGGTGCGGTTGAGTATTCGCTGCAGGATAAGATTCGCGACGGGAAACTCTATGTAGAACAGGGAATTATCGCAGGATGCGCCGGCGGTGGATTTGAAAATATCTGTGCGGCAGCAGAGATCATTAAAGGGAAAAATATCGGTTCTGATGCATTTACATTCAGTGTATACCCGGCAAGTACACCGGTATATATGGAGCTTGTGAGAAACGGAGCGGTTGCAGATCTGATGGCAGCCGGAACAATCGTGAAAACAGCGTTCTGCGGACCTTGTTTTGGCGCTGGAGATACACCTGCTAACAATGCATTCAGTATCCGCCACTCTACAAGAAACTTCCCGAACCGTGAAGGTTCTAAATTGCAGAGCGGACAGATTTCTTCTGTGGCACTTATGGATGCGCGTTCTATCGCTGCGACAGCGGCAAATAAAGGTTTCTTAACTTCTGCGGCTGATGTGATGGACAGAGAATACAAAGCTCCGAAATATCATTTTGATAAGAGCATTTATGCAAACCGTGTGTTTGACAGCAAAGGTGTTGCAGATCCAAGTGTTGAGATTCAGTTTGGACCAAACATCAAAGACTGGCCGGCAATGTCAGCATTACCGGAAAATCTGGTCTTGAAAGTGGTATCTGAGATTCACGATCCGGTTACGACAACAGATGAGTTGATCCCATCAGGAGAGACTTCTTCTTACCGTTCTAACCCACTTGGACTTGCAGAGTTTGCATTGTCGCGTAAAGATCCTGCATATGTGGGACGTGCAAGAGAAGTGCAGAAAGCACAGAAAGCAATCGAGGCAAATCAGTGTCCATTAGAAGTGCTGGAAGAATTAAAACCGGTTATGGAGACAATCCGTGCATCTTATCCTGAAGTGGGCGAAGGCAACATCGGTGTCGGAAGTACAATCTTCGCGGTGAAACCGGGAGATGGTTCTGCGCGTGAACAGGCAGCGTCCTGCCAGAAAGTACTTGGAGGATGGGCAAATATCGCAAATGAATATGCGACAAAACGTTATCGCTCGAACTTGATCAACTGGGGTATGCTCCCGTTTATCACAGAAGAAAAAGATACAGAGTTAAGTTTCAAAAACGGGGACTATATCTTCGTGCCGGATGTGAGAAAAGCAGTGGAAGATAAGACGGATGCTGTGAAAGCATATGTAGTCGGAGAAGAATTAAAAGAGATTACGTTGAAGTTAGGCGATCTGACAGATAACGAGAGAGAGATCATTTTAAAAGGATGTCTGATCAACTATTATAGAGGATAA
- a CDS encoding DUF6062 family protein, translated as MKEKLYTIPVNDAFKEDCECPLCNIYKKLEQEALEYTLRPSTYMTDDCRLESDKVGFCAKHVAMLKEMPDRLGLALMLKTHMEKSMKEIEAKQNESVKAASLFKRKSEPSELLSYVKGLEHSCFVCDKIESTFQNYLGTIFYLYKREEEFRKLFQSSKGFCTKHYGMLYEMAPERLRGEMLESFIAELNRMYLENMKRVHEDLGWFIDKFDYRFKDEPWKNAKDALLRTMTKLNSIL; from the coding sequence GTGAAAGAAAAATTATATACGATACCTGTAAATGATGCGTTCAAAGAGGACTGTGAATGTCCTCTTTGTAACATATATAAAAAACTGGAGCAGGAAGCGTTAGAATATACACTTCGTCCTTCCACATATATGACAGATGACTGCAGACTGGAAAGTGACAAGGTAGGATTTTGTGCGAAACATGTTGCAATGTTGAAAGAAATGCCAGACCGCCTCGGACTTGCTCTGATGTTAAAGACACATATGGAAAAATCTATGAAAGAGATAGAAGCAAAACAAAATGAATCTGTAAAGGCAGCTTCTCTTTTTAAGAGAAAGTCAGAGCCTTCCGAACTTTTGAGTTATGTGAAAGGGTTGGAACATTCCTGCTTTGTATGTGATAAGATTGAAAGCACATTTCAAAATTATTTAGGAACAATTTTCTACCTTTACAAGAGAGAAGAAGAGTTTCGCAAATTGTTTCAATCATCAAAAGGATTTTGTACGAAGCATTATGGAATGTTGTATGAGATGGCGCCGGAACGACTGCGAGGAGAGATGCTAGAGTCTTTTATAGCGGAATTGAACCGAATGTATCTGGAAAATATGAAACGTGTACATGAAGACTTAGGTTGGTTTATCGATAAATTTGATTATCGATTTAAAGATGAGCCTTGGAAGAATGCGAAAGATGCATTGCTAAGAACGATGACAAAATTGAATAGTATTTTGTAA